Proteins encoded together in one Candidatus Rokuibacteriota bacterium window:
- a CDS encoding TRAP transporter fused permease subunit, with product MTAALAVTLALFHVVTAQFGLLPGLNQRIAHLTLVLALIFVSSASKTATVGGPLGLRRSWPHLGLALLAVVAGGYTYLVEESISDSSRVGTMTATELVVGSILIVLCLEGGRQVLGLAFPLIALAGIAYILVGGQLPAPLGHPPVSFSRAIEFLYFSAEGIFGLALGVSATYLALFIIFGAFMARSGLNDFTFDLARALLRRSTGGLAKIAVSGSGVMATVTGSDMANAAAIGAVSIPLMIRNGYPPAFAAAVEAVASNGAQLMPPVMGTAAFLMAEIVRVPYGHVALAAALPGALYYVLVYAIIHLRAARLGLRGSDEPAARPWSILRARGHLLLPIPILLYLVTMAQISIMRAAYYSLLSVVLVTFLRRRTGMRPATLLRALRDGGLTLTGIGVACAIVGIVMGVFGVTGLGLRLSDAMIQLAAGNPVVLLLLTALASLVLGTGLPTLPTYIILAILVAPALIQLGIDPLAAHLFIFYFGNVSSVTPPVALSVIITANIARANFWETGWLSIRMSLATFLLPFAFVIDPALILRGDPVSVIVAAGLAGGGLLALAVALEGYWRREVPIGLRLLGGLGATILVVAKFPVALVGAALVVPVVWHQCWKRPDRVRP from the coding sequence ATGACCGCCGCCCTCGCCGTCACCCTCGCGCTGTTCCACGTCGTGACCGCCCAGTTCGGCCTGTTGCCCGGCCTGAATCAGCGGATCGCCCATCTCACACTCGTCCTGGCGCTCATCTTTGTCTCGAGCGCGAGCAAGACGGCGACCGTGGGCGGGCCGCTCGGCCTCCGCCGGTCATGGCCACACCTGGGCCTGGCGCTGCTCGCCGTGGTGGCCGGCGGCTACACCTATCTGGTGGAAGAGTCGATCTCGGACTCGAGCCGGGTCGGGACGATGACGGCGACGGAGCTGGTGGTGGGCAGCATCCTCATCGTCCTCTGCCTCGAGGGCGGCCGCCAGGTGCTCGGCCTGGCGTTCCCGCTGATCGCTCTGGCGGGGATTGCCTACATCCTCGTGGGCGGCCAGTTGCCTGCGCCGCTGGGCCACCCGCCGGTATCCTTCTCGCGCGCGATCGAGTTCCTCTACTTCAGCGCGGAGGGGATCTTCGGGCTGGCGCTCGGCGTCTCGGCGACGTATCTGGCGCTGTTCATCATCTTCGGCGCCTTCATGGCCCGGTCCGGGCTGAACGACTTCACGTTCGACCTGGCTCGTGCCCTCCTGCGCCGGTCGACCGGGGGGCTGGCGAAGATCGCCGTCTCCGGCAGCGGCGTCATGGCCACCGTGACCGGAAGCGACATGGCGAATGCCGCGGCGATCGGGGCGGTCAGCATCCCGCTCATGATACGCAACGGCTATCCGCCGGCGTTCGCGGCGGCGGTGGAGGCGGTGGCCTCGAACGGGGCCCAGCTGATGCCGCCGGTGATGGGCACGGCGGCCTTCCTCATGGCCGAGATCGTGAGAGTCCCCTACGGCCACGTCGCGCTGGCCGCGGCCCTGCCGGGGGCGCTCTACTACGTCCTCGTCTACGCGATCATCCACCTCCGGGCGGCCCGGCTCGGCCTCCGCGGGAGCGACGAACCGGCCGCTCGCCCCTGGAGCATCCTGCGCGCCCGGGGGCACCTCCTGCTGCCGATCCCCATCCTGCTCTATCTCGTGACGATGGCCCAGATCTCGATCATGCGGGCGGCCTACTATTCGCTGCTGTCCGTGGTCCTCGTGACGTTCCTGCGCCGCCGGACCGGGATGAGACCGGCGACGCTGCTCCGTGCCCTGCGCGACGGGGGTCTCACGCTGACGGGGATCGGTGTGGCGTGCGCGATCGTCGGCATCGTGATGGGCGTGTTCGGGGTGACCGGGCTCGGGTTGCGGCTCTCCGACGCCATGATCCAGCTGGCGGCGGGGAATCCCGTGGTCCTCCTCCTGCTGACGGCCCTGGCCAGTCTCGTCCTCGGGACCGGGCTGCCGACGCTCCCGACCTACATCATCCTGGCCATCCTGGTGGCGCCGGCCCTCATCCAGCTGGGGATCGATCCGCTCGCGGCCCACCTGTTCATCTTCTACTTCGGCAACGTCTCCTCCGTCACGCCGCCCGTTGCCCTGAGCGTGATCATCACCGCCAATATCGCCAGGGCGAACTTCTGGGAGACGGGGTGGCTGTCGATCCGGATGTCCCTGGCCACGTTCTTGCTGCCGTTTGCCTTCGTCATCGACCCGGCGCTCATCCTCCGAGGCGATCCCGTCAGCGTGATCGTGGCGGCCGGCCTGGCCGGCGGGGGCCTCCTGGCCCTCGCGGTGGCCCTGGAGGGGTACTGGCGCCGCGAGGTGCCGATCGGGCTCCGGCTCCTGGGGGGCCTCGGAGCGACGATCCTCGTGGTGGCGAAGTTCCCGGTCGCCCTGGTGGGCGCGGCGCTGGTCGTCCCCGTTGTCTGGCATCAGTGCTGGAAACGTCCGGATCGGGTTCGACCCTAG
- a CDS encoding alpha/beta fold hydrolase, whose product MPSFAASDGLRLEYLVDDFTDPWKPPETLLLLHAGMGSARRFYAWVPILGRVCRVVRPDLRGHGASEVPGPDGLTLDRLARDVIELADHLGAARFHLAGVSGGAIISLAVAIGYPERVRTLAAFASTPGLKPSNVDAERWGAEIRAKGVRGFLRDRIADRFDLATVEPGFVDWFLDESAKTSPELLARFVSLMATIDLTEALGRIRCPTLAVVPEHDPISSMAQYEVLRDRIRDCEFVVYHGLPHNIADAAPERCAEELRGFLSRHRGLA is encoded by the coding sequence ATGCCGAGCTTCGCGGCGAGCGATGGGCTGCGGCTGGAGTACCTGGTCGACGACTTCACCGACCCGTGGAAGCCGCCGGAGACGCTCCTCCTGCTGCACGCCGGGATGGGTAGCGCCCGACGCTTCTACGCGTGGGTGCCGATCCTCGGGCGCGTCTGCCGCGTCGTGCGCCCGGACCTCCGCGGCCACGGCGCGTCGGAGGTCCCGGGGCCGGACGGCTTGACGCTCGACCGGCTCGCCCGCGACGTGATCGAGCTGGCCGACCACCTCGGTGCCGCGCGCTTCCACCTCGCCGGCGTGTCGGGCGGCGCGATCATCTCGCTGGCGGTCGCGATCGGGTACCCCGAACGCGTGCGCACGCTGGCGGCGTTCGCCAGCACACCGGGCCTCAAGCCCTCCAACGTGGACGCGGAGCGGTGGGGCGCCGAGATCCGCGCGAAAGGGGTGCGCGGATTTCTCCGCGACCGGATCGCCGACCGGTTCGACCTCGCGACGGTCGAGCCGGGCTTCGTCGACTGGTTCCTCGACGAATCGGCGAAGACGAGCCCGGAGCTGCTGGCGCGGTTCGTGTCGCTCATGGCGACGATCGACCTCACGGAGGCGCTCGGGCGGATCCGCTGCCCGACGCTCGCCGTCGTCCCGGAGCACGACCCCATCAGCTCGATGGCGCAGTACGAGGTGCTCCGCGACCGCATCCGGGACTGCGAGTTCGTGGTCTACCACGGGCTGCCGCACAACATCGCCGATGCCGCCCCCGAGCGGTGCGCGGAGGAGCTGCGGGGCTTCCTCTCGAGGCACCGCGGCCTGGCCTGA
- a CDS encoding ABC transporter ATP-binding protein, with product MALRLEGVSKTYGAAHAETETAAIANIDMVINDHEFVCVVGRSGCGKTTLLRMVAGLTTPTAGRIVLDDRPVRGPGPNRGVVFQDYALFAWRTAAENIAFGPKMKGLSVAERDRIVKRYVKLVGLEGFEDRYPSALSGGMQQRVAVARALANQPAALLMDEPFAAVDALTRASLQEELTKIWLAERPMVLFVTHSVDEAVFLADRVVVLGDRPSVIVAEFRVNVDRPRRWKELMDDPAFSDLRHRVLEAIGQAAETANGGSHG from the coding sequence ATGGCCCTCCGCCTAGAGGGCGTCTCCAAGACGTACGGCGCGGCGCACGCGGAGACCGAGACCGCCGCCATCGCGAACATCGACATGGTCATCAACGACCACGAGTTCGTCTGCGTCGTCGGTCGCAGCGGGTGCGGGAAGACGACGCTGCTCCGGATGGTGGCTGGGCTCACCACGCCCACCGCCGGGCGGATCGTGCTCGACGACAGGCCGGTGCGGGGACCGGGGCCGAATCGGGGCGTGGTGTTCCAGGACTACGCGCTCTTCGCGTGGCGTACGGCCGCCGAGAACATCGCGTTCGGTCCGAAGATGAAGGGCCTGTCCGTTGCGGAGCGTGACAGGATCGTCAAGCGATACGTCAAGCTCGTCGGACTGGAGGGTTTCGAGGACCGCTATCCCTCCGCGCTGTCGGGCGGAATGCAGCAGCGCGTGGCCGTGGCACGCGCTCTGGCCAACCAGCCGGCGGCGCTCCTGATGGACGAGCCGTTCGCCGCGGTCGACGCGCTGACGAGGGCCTCGCTCCAGGAGGAGCTGACGAAGATCTGGCTCGCGGAGCGGCCGATGGTGCTGTTCGTCACGCACAGCGTCGACGAAGCCGTCTTTCTCGCCGATCGCGTCGTGGTGCTCGGGGACCGTCCCTCGGTGATCGTGGCCGAGTTCCGCGTGAACGTCGATCGCCCCCGGCGCTGGAAGGAGCTGATGGACGACCCGGCGTTCAGCGACCTTCGGCACCGGGTCCTGGAGGCGATCGGGCAGGCGGCCGAGACGGCCAACGGAGGAAGCCATGGCTAG